The following are encoded in a window of Panicum virgatum strain AP13 chromosome 5N, P.virgatum_v5, whole genome shotgun sequence genomic DNA:
- the LOC120674785 gene encoding uncharacterized protein LOC120674785, translated as MSPEEFDKIEDAPTTKDACDTLQVNHQGSRKVHESRIKTLEDELSLFSMKKDESVKEMYNRMKKITNQIKSLGGDKWGDREIMDKLLTVYMARDKSQDKSRFGRVSRTSGKEQNIALQASSKGKEKANQSSKNEESSNDEGDELDDEQMALFIKNFRRVFRKGNFRNYGKNKSKYEPRRRSNKPYFGCKKLGHFIADCPEEKKKNKDDKEGSSKRERPRYKKQASEAHFGQEWESQEESDSENEDVATMAFKASPHHSTTLFEDLTNDEDQDQVMCLMAKNVKVNSPNSSNDELDEEDEVASLISQYSKKDATKIMKLMMKMDELEETLESQEELLRIERETSKTLDKDLSYERKENKRIKDSLKTNDNIFLEVRELLTSEKEKVNDLTKKYSLVEDTNANLKSEIVKLPESFTSLQAIHKALEVEHNTTLNNYSKARDKSSSSIPSTNNGCAHCYNVDIQTCAINYVEMNAMKKEITRLTQLLQEEISPNE; from the exons ATGAGTCCGGAAGAATTTGACAAGATAGAAGATGCACCAACCACCAAAGATGCTTGTGACACTCTCCAAGTCAATCATCAAGGTTCAAGGAAGGTTCATGAGTCAAGAATCAAGACATTGGAAGATGAACTAAGCCTTTTCTCTATGAAAAAGGATGAGAGTGTCAAGGAAATGTACAATCGGATGAAGAAGATCACAAATCAAATCAAGTCACTTGGTGGTGACAAATGGGGTGATCGTGAGATTATGGACAAGCTCTTGACCGTGTACATGGCTAGAGAT AAGAGTCAAGATAAATCAAGATTTGGCCGAGTTTCAAGAACAAGCGGCAAAGAACAAAATATAGCACTACAAGCAAGCTCCAAGGGCAAAGAGAAAGCAAATCAATCATCCAAAAATGAAGAATCTAGTAATGATGAGGGTGATGAgcttgatgatgagcaaatggctTTGTTTATCAAGAATTTTAGAAGAGTCTTTAGAAAGGGAAACTTTCGGAATTATGGCAAGAACAAGAGCAAATATGAACCAAGAAGAAGATCTAACAAGCCTTATTTTGGGTGCAAGAAACTTGGACATTTCATTGCGGATTGTccggaagagaagaaaaagaacaaagatGACAAAGAAGGCTCTTCCAAGAGAGAAAGaccaagatacaagaaacaagccAGTGAAGCTCACTTTGGTCAAGAATGGGAATCACAAGAAGAAAGTGATTCCgagaatgaagatgttgcaaccatGGCATTCAAAGCCTCTCCTCATCATTCCACTACATTATTTGAAGATCTCACCAATGATGAGGATCAAGATCAAGTCATGTGTCTCATGGCGAAGAATGTGAAGGTAAATTCTCCAAACTCATCAAATGATGAactagatgaggaagatgaagtTGCTAGTCTAATTAGCCAATATAGTAAAAAAGATGCaactaaaataatgaaactaaTGATGAAAATGGATGAGTTAGAAGAAACTCTTGAATCTCAAGAGGAATTGCTTAGGATTGAGAGAGAAACCTCTAAAACTCTTGACAAGGATCTTTCCTATGAAAGGAAGGAGAACAAGAGGATTAAGGACTCTCTCAAAACCAATGATAACATATTTCTTGAGGTAAGAGAGTTGCTCACTAGTGAAAAAGAGAAAGTGAATGACTTAACCAAGAAATACTCCTTGGTAGAGGACACAAATGCTAACTTGAAAAGTGAAATTGTGAAACTTCCAGAAAGCTTTACAAGCTTGCAAGCCATTCATAAGGCACTTGAGGTTGAGCACAACACTACTCTTAACAACTACTCAAAAGCTAGAGATAAATCTAGTTCATCCATTCCATCAACAAATAATGGTTGTGCACATTGTTATAATGttgatattcaaacttgtgctaTTAACTATGTTGAGATGAATGCCATGAAGAAAGAAATTACTAGGCTCACTCAATTGTTGCAAGAAGAAATATCTCCAAATGAGTAA